In Pantoea cypripedii, the following proteins share a genomic window:
- a CDS encoding MBL fold metallo-hydrolase: protein MTFQPGWQAPAINRKKIGDMIVTMLSDGFLDVSFELLSGIDGSRAEALLQRRGAPIAPRININVYVVQTADRTILIDSGAGGIKGWGGRLPVALAAAGIDPLQIDTILLTHCHPDHIGGLAGPLQTPLFRNVQQLFIHEKELAFWRDETIAASAPDSFRPYFELAKNAFNAYGQQLVPFREEAILPGIQAVPLFGHTPGHTGYLLGDEHDSLLIWGDIVHFPHIQVTQPEVTIAFDSDPVAAAQIRGKLLDRAASDNLAVSGMHFNLPTTGKVVREGNGFALNYDLWSPVL, encoded by the coding sequence AAAAATCGGTGACATGATCGTCACCATGCTGAGCGATGGCTTTCTGGATGTTTCCTTTGAGTTGCTGTCAGGCATCGACGGTTCGCGCGCCGAAGCCTTGTTGCAGCGCCGTGGCGCGCCGATCGCCCCACGGATTAACATTAACGTTTACGTGGTCCAGACAGCGGATCGCACCATTCTGATCGACAGCGGTGCTGGAGGGATTAAAGGCTGGGGTGGACGGTTACCGGTGGCACTGGCGGCGGCAGGCATTGACCCGTTGCAGATTGACACCATTTTGCTGACCCACTGCCACCCCGATCATATCGGCGGGCTGGCCGGTCCGTTGCAGACTCCGCTGTTCCGCAACGTGCAGCAGCTTTTTATTCATGAGAAGGAGCTGGCATTCTGGCGCGATGAAACCATTGCGGCCAGCGCACCCGATAGCTTCCGTCCCTACTTTGAACTGGCGAAAAACGCCTTTAACGCGTATGGCCAGCAGCTGGTACCCTTCCGTGAAGAAGCCATTCTGCCAGGTATCCAGGCGGTGCCGTTGTTTGGTCATACCCCCGGTCATACCGGCTATCTGCTGGGTGACGAGCATGACTCGCTGCTAATCTGGGGTGACATCGTGCATTTCCCGCATATCCAGGTCACACAGCCGGAAGTGACCATCGCCTTCGACAGCGACCCGGTAGCAGCGGCGCAAATCCGCGGCAAACTGCTGGATCGCGCGGCCAGCGATAATCTTGCCGTCAGCGGCATGCACTTCAATCTGCCAACCACCGGGAAGGTGGTTCGGGAAGGGAATGGTTTTGCGCTGAATTACGATTTGTGGTCGCCGGTGCTGTGA
- a CDS encoding ParA family protein → MHSKTKVVPVVSTKGGEGKSTQAANLGGFLADAGIKTLIIDGDHAQPTASSIYPLAYEAPCGLYELLMQTVDLSRAENIISHTEIDNLDVIVSNDPRNLLPTYMLNVADGRVRLRNALSNPVFSQYDVILIDSQGSRSVMSELIILAATGEMIGMVKPVLPDVREFMRGTVALMEELLPYMAFGINLPRIRMLVNCMDYTLLAKTTVEQAESIIMSGDYSQHADKIAIDMLQTRIYDLDVYKQGHATGLPVHRLEKKTSRKSDSAFESMHSLACELFPEWVNLFDALAKGGEHV, encoded by the coding sequence ATGCATTCAAAAACGAAAGTTGTTCCTGTAGTTTCTACCAAAGGTGGCGAGGGGAAATCAACCCAGGCCGCTAATCTCGGTGGCTTTCTCGCCGATGCAGGCATAAAAACCCTCATTATTGACGGCGACCACGCCCAGCCTACGGCCAGCAGTATCTATCCCTTAGCATACGAAGCACCCTGTGGCCTCTACGAACTGCTCATGCAGACCGTGGATCTCTCACGGGCCGAAAACATTATTTCCCACACCGAGATCGATAATCTTGACGTCATCGTCTCCAACGATCCGCGAAACCTTTTACCTACCTACATGCTCAATGTTGCTGACGGACGCGTACGCCTTCGCAACGCACTGTCAAATCCGGTGTTTAGCCAGTATGACGTCATCCTGATTGATTCTCAGGGATCACGCTCAGTGATGTCGGAACTGATTATTCTGGCCGCGACAGGCGAAATGATTGGAATGGTCAAACCTGTACTGCCTGACGTGCGTGAGTTCATGCGCGGCACCGTTGCTCTGATGGAAGAGCTGCTTCCGTACATGGCTTTTGGCATCAATCTTCCACGCATTCGCATGTTGGTTAACTGCATGGATTACACGCTTCTGGCTAAGACGACCGTTGAACAGGCCGAGAGCATCATCATGAGCGGTGATTACAGTCAGCATGCGGATAAGATCGCTATCGATATGCTTCAGACCCGCATTTATGACCTGGACGTTTACAAGCAGGGACATGCAACCGGTCTGCCCGTGCACCGCCTTGAGAAGAAAACCAGTCGTAAAAGCGATTCTGCATTTGAGTCCATGCACAGCCTTGCCTGCGAGCTGTTTCCTGAATGGGTGAACCTTTTCGATGCGTTGGCAAAGGGAGGTGAGCATGTTTGA